A window from Fervidicoccaceae archaeon encodes these proteins:
- a CDS encoding 30S ribosomal protein S13, with translation MSAEQEGFRYIVRVAGTDLDGRKKLAYGLAGIKGIGYTTAFTLLRRLNIDPEKRTGFLSDEEIERIERAISSIHEEKLLPSWMFNRRKDIETGEDFHLIGSELIFRVKQDIEREKKIKSWRGIRHALGLKVRGQRTHTTGRLGVTVGVSKKGKKQQPGGQG, from the coding sequence ATGTCTGCAGAACAGGAGGGATTCCGCTACATAGTCAGGGTAGCTGGCACGGATCTTGATGGAAGGAAGAAGCTAGCCTACGGCCTTGCTGGAATTAAGGGCATAGGCTATACAACTGCTTTCACTCTCCTCAGGAGGCTGAACATAGATCCAGAGAAGAGGACTGGCTTCTTGAGCGATGAGGAAATAGAGCGAATAGAAAGAGCCATTTCGAGCATTCACGAAGAAAAGCTCCTTCCTTCCTGGATGTTCAACAGGAGAAAGGACATAGAGACTGGGGAGGATTTCCATCTGATTGGCTCAGAGCTAATATTCAGGGTTAAGCAGGACATAGAGAGGGAGAAGAAGATCAAGAGCTGGAGGGGAATTAGGCATGCTCTGGGCCTAAAGGTTAGAGGACAGAGAACCCATACAACTGGAAGGCTCGGAGTGACGGTGGGAGTTTCAAAGAAGGGCAAGAAGCAGCAGCCTGGAGGGCAGGGGTGA
- a CDS encoding MATE family efflux transporter — translation MSGKKLRVSKEEVLKGSIYKTMIKLGIPLALSEMVQVLYDLANVFWLGRLGKEAVAAPSASWPLISTFMAAMSGLLASGISLVSQYKGADDVEGMKKSVGQVYFLGIAASIVASILGLLSIPHLLRAIGIPDDTFPYALSYSRIFFISTIFISLWESFRAVVSASGNTVLPMKLNAFGIAMNALLDPFLILGLGPFPALGVEGAAISTLISRFIVSIVSLRIITGGSIGVRLERKYMRPDKQMLKLMLKIGAPLSLSWLMDGLGFTVLTSIISMEGSTALAGWGVGDRPMNLLHFAVIGFIGATSIMVGQSLGAGLPDRAREIAKKALVIVSIVGLLGGIAFAAFGRSIALSFIDDPDVVEAAAEFFLYMGLTIVFFEIIQLMGAVAQGSGHTRFMIFISLVRIWLIRNLLAYLLGPGPIGMGIRGIWIGMSLSNVISGIFALAWIVKGNWWRAVIK, via the coding sequence ATGTCTGGGAAGAAGCTAAGAGTGAGCAAAGAGGAAGTGCTGAAGGGAAGCATATACAAAACAATGATTAAGCTTGGAATACCTCTTGCGCTCTCGGAAATGGTTCAGGTACTCTATGATTTGGCAAACGTATTCTGGCTTGGAAGGCTTGGAAAGGAGGCAGTTGCAGCTCCATCTGCATCCTGGCCTCTCATCTCCACTTTCATGGCTGCAATGAGTGGATTGCTCGCTTCGGGAATTTCGCTTGTTTCTCAGTACAAGGGGGCTGATGATGTGGAGGGAATGAAGAAGAGCGTTGGGCAGGTATACTTCTTGGGGATAGCTGCCAGCATTGTCGCGAGCATCCTAGGCCTTCTCAGCATTCCGCATTTACTCAGAGCAATAGGAATACCTGATGACACTTTTCCCTATGCCCTCTCATACTCTAGAATATTCTTCATAAGTACCATATTCATTTCGCTCTGGGAGAGCTTCAGAGCAGTTGTATCGGCAAGCGGCAATACAGTACTTCCAATGAAGCTGAATGCCTTCGGTATAGCCATGAATGCTTTGCTGGATCCCTTTCTAATATTGGGCCTCGGGCCTTTTCCAGCTTTAGGAGTAGAGGGAGCAGCAATTTCAACGCTGATCTCCAGATTCATTGTCTCAATAGTGTCGCTCAGGATAATAACAGGAGGATCAATTGGTGTGAGGCTTGAGAGGAAATATATGAGGCCGGACAAGCAGATGCTGAAGCTAATGCTCAAGATCGGTGCTCCTCTATCTCTCTCCTGGCTCATGGACGGGCTTGGATTCACCGTGCTCACCTCTATAATAAGCATGGAGGGCAGCACTGCCCTAGCAGGATGGGGAGTTGGGGATAGGCCAATGAACCTTCTTCACTTTGCAGTGATAGGTTTCATAGGAGCCACGAGCATAATGGTTGGACAGAGCCTTGGAGCAGGGCTTCCAGATAGGGCTAGAGAAATAGCAAAAAAGGCTCTAGTCATTGTCTCAATAGTAGGTTTGCTGGGAGGAATCGCATTTGCAGCTTTTGGAAGATCGATAGCTCTCTCCTTCATAGATGATCCCGATGTTGTTGAAGCTGCAGCAGAGTTCTTCCTATATATGGGGCTCACGATAGTTTTCTTCGAGATAATACAGCTGATGGGGGCCGTAGCACAAGGCAGCGGACACACCAGGTTCATGATATTCATAAGCTTAGTCAGAATATGGCTTATAAGAAATCTCCTAGCTTATTTGCTCGGACCTGGCCCCATTGGGATGGGAATTAGGGGAATATGGATAGGAATGTCCCTGAGCAATGTGATTTCCGGAATATTTGCTCTAGCCTGGATAGTAAAAGGAAATTGGTGGAGAGCAGTAATAAAGTGA
- a CDS encoding M42 family metallopeptidase: MKQFNYSEYFSLLKKYADANGPSGLEDEVRSILIEDLRDSSDKLWIDSMGNVIALKRGESDRKLMIAAHMDEISLIVKHIDDKGFLRFSPIGGWNERVLPGSRVRVRTSSGKWIKGVIGVKPPHLITPEEEKKVIEMNKLFIDIGASSRDEALSLGVEKGSRIIFDQELVSLTEYRVTGKALDDRVGLVAALKAFIESEPKEVTLYFVATVQEEVGLKGAKTSAFQISPHIAIALDTTTANDVPDVEEHEAVAKIGQGPAIKIVDGRSGSGLLTHPKILERLISVAKSRGIPYQAEVLTGGTTDSSAIQLNKEGVPAGTISIPTRYIHSQVELLDLRDLHNSVELLKAFYESLSSQWIDEIREKVLK; the protein is encoded by the coding sequence ATGAAACAGTTTAACTATAGTGAATACTTCTCTCTCCTAAAGAAATATGCAGATGCAAATGGCCCAAGCGGCCTTGAAGACGAGGTAAGAAGCATTCTGATAGAGGATTTGAGGGATAGCTCCGACAAGCTCTGGATTGATTCCATGGGAAACGTTATAGCTCTGAAGAGAGGTGAATCGGACAGGAAGCTGATGATAGCTGCTCACATGGATGAAATAAGCTTGATAGTGAAGCACATTGATGATAAGGGCTTTCTGAGATTCTCTCCAATAGGGGGATGGAATGAGAGGGTGCTCCCAGGCAGCAGAGTAAGGGTGAGGACAAGCAGCGGGAAATGGATAAAAGGTGTCATAGGAGTTAAGCCTCCTCATCTGATAACTCCAGAGGAGGAGAAGAAGGTCATTGAGATGAACAAGCTCTTCATAGACATTGGGGCTTCTTCCAGGGATGAGGCTCTATCTCTTGGAGTTGAGAAGGGCTCCAGGATTATATTTGACCAGGAGCTTGTATCTCTCACAGAGTACAGAGTGACTGGGAAGGCTCTAGATGACAGGGTTGGCCTTGTTGCTGCTCTAAAGGCATTCATAGAGTCTGAGCCTAAGGAAGTTACTCTCTACTTCGTAGCCACGGTTCAGGAGGAGGTTGGCTTGAAGGGAGCAAAAACGAGCGCCTTCCAGATATCTCCACACATAGCCATTGCACTCGATACAACAACTGCCAACGATGTTCCAGATGTCGAGGAGCATGAGGCTGTTGCGAAGATAGGGCAGGGTCCTGCAATAAAAATTGTTGATGGAAGAAGCGGTTCTGGCCTTCTCACGCATCCAAAAATTCTTGAGAGGCTCATATCTGTTGCTAAAAGCAGGGGGATCCCCTACCAGGCAGAGGTTCTCACGGGAGGAACAACTGACTCCTCAGCTATTCAGCTCAACAAGGAGGGAGTTCCTGCTGGGACGATAAGCATACCAACAAGGTACATTCACAGCCAGGTAGAATTGCTGGATCTGAGAGATCTCCACAACTCGGTTGAGCTGCTGAAGGCATTCTACGAGTCCCTATCTTCTCAATGGATCGATGAGATCAGAGAGAAAGTTCTCAAGTAA
- a CDS encoding mechanosensitive ion channel family protein — MSLLESPVVLLLLRLLAAGAFVLAIYFLTKYISRILDRVAGSMDRRVRKEIEDVIRYIIYLVAALIAIAIISPEASILTTLLLLVGLALIIAFSDSLRNWGAQYAVRGTGLIKLGDWIEVDGQYGRVIEEKESGIVLESAKRERIFIPNTKLASSIIVNRTTHIGSIHIISFLLPQSRNPVEVIDRLREIASLVRPELASDPEILMRAGKNEYAFDVVLELVNASKLPLIQEEIVRKVLEIYPEARTTIPSQ, encoded by the coding sequence TTGAGCCTGCTTGAAAGCCCTGTTGTTCTCCTCCTCCTGAGGCTGCTCGCCGCAGGAGCCTTCGTATTAGCAATATACTTCCTTACCAAGTACATATCCCGCATACTTGACAGGGTTGCTGGATCCATGGATAGGAGAGTGAGGAAGGAGATAGAGGATGTAATCAGGTATATCATATATCTTGTTGCAGCTCTAATCGCAATTGCAATCATATCTCCTGAGGCATCTATACTAACCACCCTTCTCCTTCTTGTTGGGCTCGCTCTCATAATAGCATTCTCCGATTCTCTGAGAAACTGGGGAGCGCAGTATGCTGTGAGGGGAACTGGATTGATCAAGTTGGGAGATTGGATAGAGGTTGATGGACAGTATGGCAGGGTCATAGAGGAAAAAGAATCTGGAATAGTTCTGGAGAGCGCAAAGAGGGAAAGAATATTTATTCCTAATACAAAGCTTGCATCCTCAATAATAGTTAACAGAACTACGCACATAGGATCGATTCATATCATTTCCTTTCTCCTTCCACAGAGCAGGAATCCAGTGGAAGTTATAGATAGGCTTAGGGAGATAGCATCTCTCGTAAGGCCGGAGCTGGCATCAGATCCGGAGATACTCATGAGGGCCGGGAAAAACGAGTATGCTTTCGATGTTGTTTTGGAGCTTGTAAACGCATCCAAGCTTCCATTAATACAGGAGGAAATAGTTAGAAAAGTCCTGGAGATCTATCCAGAGGCAAGAACCACAATACCTTCCCAGTGA
- a CDS encoding haloacid dehalogenase-like hydrolase codes for MSVFIDLDMTLTEERSIQVIDRELGLMGRTLEILKLPIPEEEKSRKIASILAGRRMDDVLSAARKTRMSPCSKEIIESFIKRGFEVNIVTLSYRQVAEAILSNMGFLNRVKIHAPILDVDESNKITGRVLLRSNIIETPWCIRCPVCKREVSRKMKREPSIGIGDSLPDLCMHFETDIFILIDRGNIPNGLERYATHISSDLCSAHAYLENILNGGAKS; via the coding sequence ATGAGCGTGTTCATCGATCTCGACATGACATTGACTGAGGAGAGGAGCATACAGGTCATAGATAGGGAGCTAGGTCTGATGGGAAGGACTCTGGAGATTCTAAAGCTCCCTATACCTGAAGAGGAGAAGTCAAGAAAGATAGCTTCAATTCTAGCTGGAAGAAGAATGGATGATGTGCTAAGTGCAGCAAGAAAGACGAGGATGAGCCCTTGCTCAAAGGAAATCATCGAATCTTTCATAAAGAGGGGCTTTGAGGTAAATATTGTTACGCTATCATACAGGCAGGTGGCTGAGGCGATACTATCAAATATGGGCTTTCTCAATAGAGTTAAAATACATGCCCCCATACTGGATGTCGATGAAAGTAATAAGATAACTGGAAGAGTATTGCTCAGAAGCAACATAATAGAAACCCCCTGGTGCATTAGATGTCCCGTTTGCAAGAGGGAGGTTTCAAGAAAAATGAAAAGGGAGCCCAGCATAGGTATAGGTGACTCCCTTCCAGACCTCTGCATGCACTTCGAGACCGATATATTCATTCTCATAGACAGGGGGAACATCCCCAATGGACTGGAGAGGTATGCAACACATATTTCCAGCGATCTATGCAGTGCTCATGCATATTTGGAGAATATTTTGAATGGAGGTGCAAAGTCTTGA